A window of Ruania suaedae contains these coding sequences:
- a CDS encoding MFS transporter yields the protein MPIDAGSAGEAQHLTRTERLDRLPFTRAHRRLLGGSGIGWALDAMDVGLISFILAALAQEWGLTGGERGWLASIGFVGMAIGASLGGLLADRIGRRQVFALTLLIYGLATGASAAAGGLAVLMVLRFVVGLGLGAELPVASTLVSEFAPKKIRGRIVVILEAFWALGWIAAAVIGYLVVPLDNGWRWAFLIGMAPAAYALFVRMRLPESVRFLERNGRHTEAEAAVRRYESSAGIPAPLPERTYREDGDGVAPAEPAAVTEPHPEPHPEPRARWTDLWQARLRRRTAGLWIVWFGVNFAYYGAFIWMPSLLLSQGFDLVDSFGYTLIITLAQLPGYAAAAYLIEVWGRRTTLIVFLAGSAVSALAFGQAESVATILAAGMALSAFNLGAWGALYAVTPELYPTALRGTGAGSAAAFGRIASIMAPLAVGYLHEAAGLGVTFAVLGGAFVLAGAGAWLLPDRTGLALEET from the coding sequence ATGCCCATCGATGCAGGCTCCGCCGGTGAGGCCCAGCACCTCACCCGCACCGAGCGTCTGGACCGCCTTCCCTTCACCCGCGCACACCGCCGCCTGCTCGGCGGGTCCGGGATCGGGTGGGCGCTCGACGCGATGGACGTGGGGCTGATCTCCTTCATCCTCGCCGCGCTCGCACAGGAGTGGGGCCTGACCGGCGGCGAGCGTGGCTGGCTCGCCTCGATCGGCTTCGTCGGGATGGCGATCGGCGCCAGCCTCGGCGGCCTGCTGGCCGACCGGATCGGACGCCGTCAGGTGTTCGCGCTGACGCTCCTCATCTACGGGCTGGCCACCGGGGCCTCCGCGGCTGCGGGCGGCCTGGCGGTGCTCATGGTGCTGCGGTTCGTGGTCGGCCTGGGCCTGGGCGCCGAGCTGCCCGTGGCCTCCACCCTGGTGAGCGAGTTCGCCCCGAAGAAGATCCGGGGCCGGATCGTGGTGATCCTGGAGGCGTTCTGGGCCCTGGGATGGATCGCGGCCGCGGTCATCGGCTATCTGGTGGTCCCGCTGGACAACGGCTGGCGATGGGCGTTCCTGATCGGCATGGCCCCCGCCGCCTACGCCCTGTTCGTGCGGATGCGGTTGCCCGAATCGGTGCGCTTCCTCGAGCGGAACGGGCGGCACACCGAGGCCGAGGCGGCGGTGCGCCGGTACGAGTCCTCAGCCGGGATACCGGCACCACTCCCGGAGCGCACCTACCGCGAGGATGGCGACGGCGTCGCCCCGGCCGAGCCGGCCGCCGTCACCGAACCCCATCCCGAGCCCCATCCCGAGCCCCGGGCACGGTGGACGGACCTGTGGCAGGCGAGGCTGCGCCGTCGGACGGCGGGGCTGTGGATCGTGTGGTTCGGCGTCAACTTCGCCTACTACGGGGCGTTCATCTGGATGCCCTCCCTGCTGCTGTCCCAGGGGTTCGACCTGGTGGACAGCTTCGGGTACACGCTGATCATCACCCTCGCTCAGCTGCCGGGCTACGCGGCGGCCGCCTACCTGATCGAGGTGTGGGGCCGGCGCACCACGCTGATCGTCTTCCTGGCGGGCTCCGCCGTCTCGGCGCTGGCCTTCGGCCAGGCGGAGTCGGTGGCCACGATCCTGGCCGCGGGGATGGCCCTGTCGGCCTTCAACCTCGGCGCCTGGGGCGCCCTCTACGCCGTGACGCCCGAGCTCTACCCGACGGCGCTGCGTGGCACCGGCGCCGGCAGCGCCGCCGCCTTCGGCCGGATCGCCTCGATCATGGCGCCGCTCGCGGTCGGCTACCTGCACGAGGCGGCCGGGCTCGGCGTGACCTTCGCGGTGCTGGGCGGGGCGTTCGTGCTCGCGGGCGCGGGCGCATGGTTGCTGCCCGATCGCACCGGGCTGGCGCTGGAGGAGACCTGA
- a CDS encoding LacI family DNA-binding transcriptional regulator — protein MPTLLDVAARAGVSKSTASRALSHPQLVAAGTVERVLAAAVELGFVPNRAARELARGRTGVIALVVPTLTNTFFTPIIGGAQERAARDGLQVTVAVNELSGAEDLLRYQRLAQQVDGAVVVAPRCSDETLRTVVSARPAVLVDRELAGTASVVADTAAAFVQLLTALADAGHARVAFLGGPDRSWQSGQRTRALREAAGDRGLELTVLGPYPPTFDAGVAAVAEILAAEAGVVLPFASDLGLGALFGLQQHGRASWSARPEPDDAGIVVVGRPQAPMVDVDGIELGRRAVHHVIDQLRAPLARPGLVSLTDGDPGPDPGRSPVAERLPVPVSWPTA, from the coding sequence GTGCCCACACTGCTGGACGTCGCGGCGCGGGCCGGCGTCTCGAAGTCGACCGCCTCGCGAGCGCTCAGCCACCCGCAGCTCGTCGCCGCCGGCACGGTCGAGCGAGTCCTGGCCGCGGCCGTGGAGCTCGGCTTCGTGCCCAATCGCGCGGCTCGCGAGCTGGCCCGGGGCCGCACCGGGGTGATCGCCCTCGTGGTCCCCACGCTCACGAACACCTTCTTCACCCCGATCATCGGCGGCGCGCAGGAGCGGGCCGCGCGGGACGGTCTGCAGGTGACCGTCGCCGTCAACGAGCTCTCCGGCGCCGAGGACCTGCTGCGGTACCAGCGCCTCGCCCAGCAGGTCGACGGGGCCGTGGTGGTGGCCCCGCGGTGCAGCGACGAGACGCTGCGCACGGTGGTCTCGGCCCGCCCGGCCGTGCTCGTCGACCGCGAACTGGCCGGCACGGCCTCGGTGGTGGCCGATACGGCGGCCGCCTTCGTGCAGCTGCTGACGGCGCTGGCCGACGCCGGCCACGCCCGCGTGGCGTTCCTGGGCGGTCCGGACCGCTCGTGGCAGAGCGGCCAGCGCACCCGCGCGCTCCGGGAGGCCGCCGGCGACCGTGGGCTCGAGCTCACCGTGCTCGGCCCCTACCCCCCGACCTTCGACGCGGGTGTCGCCGCCGTGGCGGAGATCCTGGCCGCCGAGGCGGGCGTGGTGCTTCCCTTCGCCAGCGATCTGGGCCTCGGCGCGCTGTTCGGTCTCCAGCAGCACGGCCGCGCGTCCTGGAGTGCGCGGCCAGAACCGGACGACGCCGGGATCGTGGTGGTGGGCCGCCCGCAGGCCCCCATGGTCGACGTGGACGGGATCGAGCTCGGACGCCGGGCCGTGCACCACGTGATCGACCAGCTCCGCGCCCCCCTGGCCCGGCCCGGCCTGGTCTCGCTCACCGACGGCGACCCCGGACCCGATCCGGGGCGGTCGCCCGTCGCCGAGCGCCTTCCCGTCCCCGTCAGCTGGCCCACCGCCTGA
- a CDS encoding ABC transporter permease: MRRRGLLVLLLPGLALLLAGFLVPALIMVLAPPGTTTAEVFSRLVRMLGDPYDLTIIARTVGLGLVVTVTCVVLGFPIAYLLARSQSRWAGVLLAVAIFPLLLSNVVRTFGWLVVLGSEGAIGQTLVALGIVDEAPQLLYTPLAIVLGLVQLFLPLAVVSCYSALAQVDANLDEAARGLGAGRARTFWTIVVPLSWPGVVVAATLVFAGSVTAYTTPYLLGGSRQRMLSTQLFQYSSSTIDWAAASATAVIMTVLVFGVAALSTVMGRRSRTS, from the coding sequence ATGCGCAGACGTGGACTGCTGGTCCTGCTGCTGCCCGGCCTCGCGCTGTTGCTGGCCGGCTTCCTCGTCCCGGCGCTGATCATGGTGCTCGCCCCACCCGGCACGACGACGGCCGAGGTGTTCAGCCGTCTGGTCCGCATGCTCGGCGACCCCTATGACCTGACGATCATCGCCCGGACCGTCGGCCTCGGCCTCGTGGTCACCGTGACGTGCGTGGTGCTCGGCTTCCCGATCGCCTACCTGCTGGCGCGCTCGCAGTCCCGCTGGGCCGGGGTGCTGCTGGCGGTGGCGATCTTCCCGCTGCTGCTGTCCAACGTGGTGCGCACGTTCGGGTGGCTCGTGGTGCTCGGCTCCGAGGGCGCGATCGGGCAGACGCTCGTGGCCCTGGGGATCGTGGACGAGGCGCCGCAGCTGCTCTACACACCGCTGGCGATCGTGCTCGGGCTGGTCCAGCTCTTCCTGCCGCTCGCCGTCGTCTCGTGCTATTCCGCCCTCGCGCAGGTGGACGCCAACCTGGACGAGGCGGCGCGCGGTCTCGGCGCCGGCCGCGCCCGGACCTTCTGGACCATCGTGGTGCCGCTGTCCTGGCCCGGCGTGGTCGTGGCCGCCACCCTGGTGTTCGCCGGCTCCGTCACCGCCTACACCACCCCGTACCTGCTCGGCGGTTCCCGGCAGCGGATGCTCTCCACCCAGCTGTTCCAGTACTCCAGCTCGACCATCGACTGGGCGGCGGCGAGTGCGACCGCCGTGATCATGACCGTGCTGGTGTTCGGGGTCGCTGCGCTCTCCACGGTGATGGGGCGGAGGTCGAGGACCTCATGA
- a CDS encoding ABC transporter permease — protein MNTRRPVAASLAVLGYIVMIAPLIFVVITAFTAGSTVRFPPDGFSFRWFEAAVTYEPFMSALLSSLQLAVVASAGSLALGVPVALAIHRGRIPGKGLLEGLFLSPLIVPELVVGLALYQQFMIGLGLNNLTTLVIGHTVLMFPYAVRVTGASLALIDPAVEDAARGLGASPMRTFVTITLPLLRPGIFSAALLSFVTSFNNVPLSLLLQSRDFRTLPVTMLDYVQQNYDPIVASTSVLILVGTVLIAVVAERTVGFAKIFGGINR, from the coding sequence ATGAACACCCGTCGGCCCGTCGCCGCCTCACTCGCCGTCCTCGGCTACATCGTGATGATCGCGCCGCTGATCTTCGTGGTGATCACGGCCTTCACGGCCGGCTCCACCGTGCGCTTCCCTCCGGACGGGTTCTCCTTCCGGTGGTTCGAGGCCGCCGTCACCTATGAGCCGTTCATGTCGGCCCTGCTGTCCAGTCTGCAGCTCGCGGTGGTGGCATCCGCCGGCTCCCTCGCCCTCGGTGTGCCCGTGGCGCTGGCGATCCACCGGGGCAGGATCCCGGGGAAGGGCCTGCTGGAGGGGCTGTTCCTGTCCCCACTGATCGTTCCCGAGCTGGTGGTGGGCCTGGCGCTGTACCAGCAGTTCATGATCGGGCTGGGCCTGAACAACCTGACCACGCTGGTGATCGGGCACACGGTGCTGATGTTCCCCTACGCCGTGCGCGTCACCGGTGCCTCGCTGGCCCTGATCGACCCGGCGGTCGAGGATGCGGCGCGCGGTCTGGGGGCCTCGCCGATGCGCACCTTCGTCACGATCACGCTGCCGTTGCTGCGGCCGGGCATCTTCTCGGCGGCGCTGTTGAGCTTCGTGACCTCGTTCAACAACGTGCCGCTGTCGTTGCTGCTGCAGAGTCGCGACTTCCGCACCCTGCCGGTGACGATGCTCGACTACGTCCAGCAGAACTACGACCCGATCGTGGCCTCCACCTCGGTGCTGATCCTCGTCGGCACCGTGCTGATCGCGGTGGTGGCCGAGCGCACCGTGGGGTTCGCGAAGATCTTCGGAGGGATCAACCGATGA
- a CDS encoding ABC transporter ATP-binding protein, producing the protein MSAAEFQAVSQVFGDFTAVDAIDLTIPEGKLTTLLGPSGCGKTTSLRMLAGYLRPSGGRILIRGEDNTTAPPEKRNLGMVFQSYALFPHMSVADNVGYGLKLRRVPGPERTKRVTEALEMVGLAHLAGSRPKQLSGGQQQRVAMARAVVIEPDLLLLDEPLSNLDARLRLQMRAEIRRIQSETGLSVVLVTHDQDEALEMSDQMVVMKDGRIQQQGSPQEVFPAPANRFVAEFLGYENFIPTADAQVTVRPEHLQVSPGQSEAAGGLALPGRVTDLAYRGVDVLVTLAADAPGSTEPVRLVADLRATTAPELRIGDEVTVTAPSGHLVTLPA; encoded by the coding sequence ATGAGTGCTGCTGAGTTCCAGGCCGTCTCCCAGGTGTTCGGCGACTTCACCGCCGTCGACGCGATCGACCTGACGATCCCGGAGGGCAAGCTCACCACGCTGCTCGGCCCGAGTGGGTGTGGGAAGACCACCAGCCTGCGGATGCTGGCCGGCTACCTGCGCCCGAGCGGCGGCCGGATCCTGATCCGCGGTGAGGACAACACCACCGCACCGCCGGAGAAGCGCAACCTCGGCATGGTCTTCCAGTCCTACGCGCTCTTCCCGCACATGAGCGTGGCCGACAACGTCGGCTACGGCCTCAAGCTGCGCCGCGTCCCCGGCCCGGAGCGTACGAAGCGCGTCACCGAGGCGCTGGAGATGGTGGGGCTGGCGCACCTGGCGGGCAGCCGCCCCAAGCAGCTCTCCGGTGGGCAGCAGCAGCGGGTGGCGATGGCGCGCGCCGTCGTGATCGAACCGGACCTGCTGCTCCTGGACGAGCCGCTGTCCAATCTCGACGCCCGGTTGCGGCTGCAGATGCGCGCGGAGATCCGCCGCATCCAGTCCGAGACGGGTCTGAGCGTGGTGCTCGTCACCCACGACCAGGACGAGGCGCTCGAGATGAGCGATCAGATGGTGGTGATGAAGGACGGCCGGATCCAGCAGCAGGGCTCCCCGCAGGAGGTCTTCCCCGCGCCGGCGAACCGCTTCGTCGCCGAGTTCCTCGGCTACGAGAACTTCATCCCGACCGCTGACGCCCAGGTGACGGTCCGCCCCGAGCACCTGCAGGTCAGCCCCGGGCAGTCGGAAGCCGCCGGCGGGCTCGCCCTGCCGGGCCGCGTCACCGACCTCGCCTACCGCGGGGTCGATGTGCTCGTCACCCTCGCCGCCGACGCGCCCGGGAGCACCGAACCCGTGCGCCTGGTCGCCGACCTCCGTGCCACCACCGCGCCCGAGCTGCGCATCGGTGACGAGGTCACCGTGACCGCACCTTCCGGTCACCTCGTCACCCTCCCTGCCTGA
- a CDS encoding ABC transporter substrate-binding protein, translating to MFTSRRSLSALAAVAATSLAVAGCSSSDDAGSGDDSGPLVVSTFPFGVEEFTEAVVEPFTAETGIEVELDTGSNADRLSRLQLEGESTEIDVMLMSDTYVALAEQDELLQPVTEADVPALAEIADFAVDEAYTGPAYSYQLNGMLYNTDELSEEEAADWELFADSAYAGQVALPDIAVTAGQLTVSGVADAYGSGPYDVDSAFETMSGWAPNVLQFYSSTTEFTNLLTQGEIVGGVALNGFATNLIASGEPIGWVPPAEGRYMATNRAVVPAGAPNAEDAFTFIEYLLSVEAQQSSAEIVGDLPVNLTVEIPEDLTAVVGDIAQDPTAAGYATLDPAETVDNRNEWVDRFAREVVGG from the coding sequence ATGTTCACCTCCCGCAGGTCGCTGAGCGCCCTCGCCGCCGTGGCCGCCACCTCCCTGGCCGTGGCCGGCTGCTCCTCCTCCGACGACGCAGGCTCCGGCGACGACTCGGGCCCCCTGGTCGTGAGCACCTTCCCCTTCGGCGTGGAGGAGTTCACCGAGGCGGTGGTGGAGCCCTTCACCGCCGAGACCGGCATCGAGGTCGAGCTCGACACCGGGTCCAACGCCGACCGGCTCTCCCGGCTCCAGCTCGAGGGTGAGAGCACCGAGATCGACGTGATGCTCATGTCCGACACTTACGTCGCTCTCGCCGAGCAGGACGAGCTCCTCCAGCCGGTCACCGAGGCGGACGTGCCGGCACTGGCGGAGATCGCCGACTTCGCCGTCGACGAGGCCTACACCGGGCCCGCCTACAGCTATCAGCTCAACGGAATGCTCTACAACACCGACGAGCTCAGCGAGGAGGAGGCAGCGGACTGGGAGCTGTTCGCCGACTCCGCGTACGCCGGGCAGGTCGCCCTGCCGGACATCGCCGTCACCGCGGGCCAGCTGACGGTCTCCGGAGTGGCCGACGCCTACGGCTCCGGGCCCTACGACGTCGACTCCGCCTTCGAGACCATGAGCGGCTGGGCGCCGAACGTGCTGCAGTTCTACAGCTCGACCACCGAGTTCACGAACCTGCTCACCCAGGGCGAGATCGTCGGCGGGGTGGCCCTGAACGGGTTCGCCACCAACCTGATCGCCTCCGGTGAGCCGATCGGCTGGGTGCCGCCGGCCGAGGGGCGCTACATGGCCACCAACCGGGCGGTGGTGCCGGCCGGTGCGCCGAATGCCGAGGATGCCTTCACGTTCATCGAGTACCTGCTCTCGGTCGAGGCGCAGCAGTCCTCCGCCGAGATCGTCGGCGACCTGCCGGTGAACCTCACGGTGGAGATCCCCGAGGACCTGACCGCCGTGGTCGGGGACATCGCGCAGGACCCGACCGCCGCGGGCTACGCGACACTCGACCCGGCCGAGACCGTGGACAACCGCAACGAGTGGGTGGACCGTTTCGCGCGCGAGGTCGTGGGCGGCTGA
- a CDS encoding adenosine deaminase family protein encodes MTASSLDLARLPKADLHCHLLGTVRPGTFAELARREGLDLPDAPEQIFASINSRPPDPELYRHTRIPMPQGRSGDEPERSYSLFQASGWVREVLRGADDLTRITYEAFEAAHRSGTWHLEVSFDMIPEHLRHLGYTGWVEAHAEGIRMAERDFGMTGRLLAAIDRSGTGDEALAWVRTVVDHPHEYVAGIGLDNLETAGPPERFADAYRLAGDAGLKRTAHTSEHVPAAVNAVTCLDVLGCDRLDHGYFVLEDDAVVARMVAEQVPFSVASTTSRRSWRPWRRASIAAMIEAGMNVYPCSDDPGMFPTTVLGEYEILSRDVGVPDERLVQMARASFEASWLPAEQKAWVCAQFDETVGALLSQQAVSSH; translated from the coding sequence ATGACAGCGTCCTCGCTCGATCTGGCCCGCCTGCCCAAGGCCGATCTGCACTGTCACCTGCTCGGCACGGTCCGGCCCGGCACCTTCGCCGAGCTGGCCCGCCGCGAGGGCCTGGACCTGCCGGACGCGCCGGAGCAGATCTTCGCCTCGATCAACTCGCGGCCGCCGGATCCGGAGCTGTACCGGCACACCCGGATCCCGATGCCGCAGGGGCGCAGCGGGGACGAGCCGGAGCGCTCCTACTCGCTGTTCCAGGCGTCCGGCTGGGTGCGCGAGGTGCTGCGCGGGGCCGATGACCTCACCCGCATCACCTACGAGGCCTTCGAGGCCGCCCACCGCTCAGGCACCTGGCACCTCGAGGTCTCCTTCGACATGATCCCCGAGCACCTGCGCCACCTGGGATACACCGGCTGGGTGGAGGCGCACGCCGAGGGGATCCGGATGGCCGAGCGGGACTTCGGCATGACCGGGCGGCTACTGGCCGCCATCGACCGCAGCGGCACTGGTGACGAGGCGCTCGCCTGGGTGCGCACCGTGGTCGACCACCCGCACGAGTACGTGGCCGGGATCGGGCTGGACAACCTCGAGACCGCGGGCCCGCCGGAACGCTTCGCCGATGCCTACCGGCTGGCCGGCGATGCCGGACTGAAGCGCACCGCCCACACCTCCGAGCACGTCCCGGCCGCCGTCAACGCCGTGACCTGCCTGGACGTGCTGGGCTGTGACCGCCTCGACCACGGGTACTTCGTGCTCGAGGACGACGCCGTGGTGGCGCGCATGGTGGCCGAGCAGGTGCCGTTCTCGGTGGCCTCGACCACCTCGCGCCGCTCCTGGCGGCCGTGGCGCCGGGCGTCCATCGCGGCCATGATCGAGGCCGGGATGAACGTCTACCCGTGTTCGGACGATCCGGGGATGTTCCCCACCACGGTGCTGGGTGAGTACGAGATCCTCTCCCGCGACGTGGGGGTCCCCGACGAGCGCCTGGTCCAGATGGCCCGGGCGAGCTTCGAGGCGTCCTGGTTGCCGGCGGAGCAGAAGGCGTGGGTGTGTGCTCAGTTCGACGAGACGGTGGGGGCGCTCCTGTCCCAGCAGGCCGTCTCGTCCCACTGA
- a CDS encoding LLM class F420-dependent oxidoreductase — protein MRFGFHTGYWSAGPPAGAAEAVRTADELGLDSVWTAESYGSDAFTPLAWWGSQTSRVRLGTGIAQMAARAPTATAMTALTLDHLSGGRFILGLGASGPQVVEGWYGQPYPRPLERTREYVDVIRQVLAREAPVTLSGRHVTLPYDGGAHLGKPLRSTVHPLRADLPIHLAAQGPKNTALAAEIADGWLPAFVSPRLDAEYRENLDAGFARRDGARSPREEFEVSAAVPAVLGADLESAADQVRPHLALYIGGMGSKSTNFHREAIARLGYEQVCEEVTAKYLAGDRSGAAAAVPTELVTDVALVGTPSDLAAQLARWEASCVTTLILQTDPRMLAPLIAALR, from the coding sequence ATGCGCTTCGGATTCCACACCGGTTACTGGTCAGCCGGCCCGCCGGCGGGTGCGGCCGAGGCTGTCCGCACCGCCGACGAGCTCGGCCTGGACTCGGTCTGGACCGCCGAGTCCTACGGCTCCGATGCCTTCACGCCACTGGCGTGGTGGGGCTCGCAGACCAGCCGGGTCCGGCTCGGCACCGGAATCGCGCAGATGGCGGCGCGGGCACCCACGGCCACGGCCATGACCGCCCTCACGCTCGACCACCTCAGCGGTGGGCGCTTCATCCTCGGCCTCGGCGCCTCCGGGCCGCAGGTGGTGGAGGGCTGGTACGGCCAGCCCTATCCGCGACCGCTGGAGCGCACCCGCGAGTACGTCGACGTCATCCGGCAGGTGCTCGCCCGGGAGGCGCCCGTCACGCTGTCGGGACGCCACGTCACCCTCCCGTACGACGGCGGCGCACACCTGGGCAAGCCGCTGCGCTCCACCGTGCACCCGTTGCGGGCCGACCTCCCCATCCACCTGGCCGCCCAGGGCCCGAAGAACACGGCCCTGGCGGCCGAGATCGCCGACGGGTGGTTGCCCGCCTTCGTCTCCCCTCGCCTCGACGCCGAGTACCGGGAGAACCTCGATGCCGGGTTCGCCCGGCGCGACGGCGCCCGCTCACCGCGCGAGGAGTTCGAGGTGAGCGCCGCCGTTCCGGCCGTGCTCGGAGCCGACCTCGAATCGGCGGCCGATCAGGTGCGCCCCCATCTGGCCCTCTACATCGGCGGCATGGGCTCGAAGAGCACGAACTTCCACCGCGAGGCGATCGCGCGGCTCGGCTACGAGCAGGTGTGCGAGGAGGTGACCGCGAAGTACCTCGCCGGGGACAGGTCCGGCGCCGCGGCAGCCGTCCCCACGGAGCTGGTGACAGACGTGGCCCTGGTGGGGACGCCGTCGGACCTGGCGGCGCAGCTCGCGCGGTGGGAGGCGAGCTGCGTGACCACCCTCATCCTGCAGACCGACCCGCGGATGCTCGCGCCGCTGATCGCCGCCCTGCGCTGA